One part of the Terriglobales bacterium genome encodes these proteins:
- a CDS encoding TonB-dependent receptor — translation MKRIFRFALLAVITLAMCGGAVAQFNAAIQGTITDQSGALVPGAKITVTNTGTGVTYNTVSTNDGFYRVSGLPPAVYSVSVDAASFRKEVLKDISVSAENVRGVNIQLSVGGTEQQVEVTAEAAAIQTENANVNRGISAREITEIPQVGRDPYELLRLTPGIFGDAARNGQGRANFLPNGVGPGGSSSSIFQTENQVQISANGQRVSANSFQVDGVGVNSQTWAGAAVITPNQESVSEVSVTAGSYSAEDGRTSGAQVKVVSKSGTNNLHGSGFFKYDEPGLNAYNKYADGWGTTTRTRVGNKLRQFGGSLGGPVIKEKAFWFFSYEGVRQFNQLFGTGWVTTQDYRQRVAQARANTNTATVLGATGIEPRIVAVSAPSCAIWNNPALCQVVSGGVDVGSMTGAYGQYVPLGTPTGGGFDGHPDLNFVQYMLPSTISGNQFNGRFDVHLGRNQFTASTYVTLYDEIGANDGAAGAPVADVRKKPVNGAYMLSWLRTISNTMLNEARFNMTRFSYNQLLDSGTTNFGIPRIEVEGMPIPRPKLGPDWSETTPGIFAENTFEFRDTLTKVWNNHAFKFGFQVTKEQNNNNLDGGARPLYSFSGLWNLANGTPIYEQINADPRTGGVPDAQRYFRSTYYAGFVQDDWKIRPNLTLNLGIRYDFFSPLTEKNNRISNLIYGSDGLLVNAVVKPIEGGLFGADHNNFAPRIGFAWSPSIFGDKGVIRGGYGLAYNRFPLQLFQNTRGNVPFFARYNLCCGTSAADWGSPFAGGKITYVVGSSNSPFSYPANPALAQGIDPTYGNALGGNVEIYGSPQNMPNAYVQNYSLEVQYELPQSMTMVLGYQGSAGRKLIRLVNQNFLQPPAGDRWYAVYFPTPDINSSYNSLNAQLSRHFTNGMQFQMLYTWSKSIDFLSNEGPGSSTNQTDPARLYNERGPSDYDRTHNMVISGIYELPWYKTQQGAVGHVLGGWQISAIFSAHSGFPWTPVTGTQSSVPITGAWTINPTRPVGYLGGNLFDTGDDAFTRQGGNFPGGGTKYFDISHPGPPGIGRNSFRGPRYSALDMTFGKDTKVPFIGEGAVMQFRANIFNIFNSLNLQPFGFATGSTKIEDPHFGMAEKALAGRVVELQARFTF, via the coding sequence ATGAAACGCATATTTCGCTTTGCCCTTTTGGCGGTGATAACACTGGCCATGTGTGGCGGTGCGGTTGCCCAGTTTAACGCGGCTATCCAAGGTACGATCACGGATCAGAGTGGCGCCCTTGTCCCCGGCGCCAAGATAACCGTAACCAACACCGGAACGGGCGTTACTTATAACACCGTATCTACCAATGACGGTTTCTACCGGGTTTCCGGGCTTCCTCCAGCCGTCTACAGCGTCAGCGTCGACGCCGCAAGCTTCCGCAAGGAAGTCCTCAAGGATATTTCCGTCAGTGCCGAAAATGTCCGAGGCGTCAACATACAGTTGAGTGTCGGCGGTACGGAACAACAAGTTGAAGTCACCGCCGAGGCCGCAGCAATTCAAACCGAAAATGCGAACGTGAACCGTGGCATTAGCGCGCGGGAAATCACCGAGATTCCCCAGGTCGGCCGCGATCCTTATGAGCTCTTGCGCCTGACGCCCGGCATTTTCGGCGATGCCGCCCGTAACGGCCAAGGCAGAGCCAACTTCCTCCCGAACGGCGTTGGTCCCGGAGGATCCAGTTCATCCATCTTCCAGACCGAGAATCAGGTCCAGATCTCTGCCAACGGACAACGCGTCTCGGCGAACAGCTTCCAGGTCGACGGCGTAGGCGTGAACAGCCAGACATGGGCCGGCGCAGCCGTCATTACCCCAAATCAGGAATCGGTGAGTGAAGTCAGCGTGACGGCCGGAAGCTACTCTGCCGAAGACGGTCGCACTTCCGGCGCTCAAGTGAAGGTCGTCTCCAAGAGCGGCACCAATAACCTGCATGGAAGCGGCTTCTTCAAGTACGACGAACCCGGACTGAACGCCTACAACAAGTACGCAGACGGATGGGGGACAACAACTCGCACGCGTGTCGGCAACAAGCTTAGACAGTTCGGTGGCAGCCTCGGCGGCCCAGTGATCAAAGAGAAAGCCTTCTGGTTCTTCTCCTACGAGGGCGTCCGCCAATTCAATCAATTATTTGGGACCGGTTGGGTAACCACTCAGGACTATCGCCAGCGTGTTGCACAAGCGCGGGCAAACACGAATACGGCTACAGTTCTCGGCGCTACCGGTATTGAACCGCGCATCGTTGCCGTATCCGCTCCGAGTTGTGCCATATGGAACAATCCCGCGCTCTGTCAGGTGGTCAGCGGCGGAGTGGATGTTGGTTCCATGACGGGTGCCTACGGTCAATACGTCCCGCTCGGTACTCCCACCGGCGGCGGCTTTGATGGCCACCCTGATCTGAACTTCGTTCAGTACATGTTGCCATCAACCATTTCCGGCAACCAGTTCAACGGACGCTTCGATGTCCACCTGGGCCGAAATCAGTTCACCGCAAGTACGTACGTGACGCTCTACGACGAGATTGGCGCGAACGATGGTGCTGCTGGTGCTCCTGTGGCTGACGTGCGGAAGAAACCCGTTAACGGCGCTTACATGCTGTCGTGGCTGCGGACAATCTCCAACACCATGCTGAACGAAGCGCGCTTCAACATGACACGGTTCTCCTACAACCAGCTCTTGGACTCGGGGACAACTAACTTCGGCATCCCGCGTATCGAGGTGGAAGGTATGCCGATCCCAAGGCCAAAACTTGGTCCCGATTGGTCGGAGACAACCCCGGGCATCTTTGCCGAGAACACTTTCGAATTCCGCGACACCCTCACCAAGGTCTGGAATAACCACGCCTTCAAATTCGGATTCCAGGTTACGAAGGAACAGAACAACAACAATTTGGATGGTGGCGCACGCCCCCTCTACTCGTTCTCAGGACTGTGGAACCTAGCCAATGGCACGCCGATCTACGAACAGATCAACGCGGACCCACGGACCGGCGGAGTTCCCGACGCGCAGCGCTATTTCCGCAGCACCTACTACGCCGGATTCGTTCAGGACGACTGGAAAATCCGTCCGAACCTGACCTTGAATCTCGGCATTCGCTACGATTTCTTCAGCCCGCTTACGGAAAAGAACAACCGGATCAGCAATTTGATCTACGGATCCGACGGCCTCCTTGTGAATGCCGTTGTAAAGCCGATCGAGGGTGGCCTTTTCGGAGCTGACCACAATAACTTTGCCCCGCGCATCGGATTCGCCTGGAGTCCCTCCATCTTCGGCGACAAGGGCGTGATTCGCGGCGGGTACGGGCTTGCTTACAATCGGTTCCCCTTGCAGTTGTTCCAGAACACACGCGGCAACGTCCCCTTCTTTGCGCGTTATAACCTTTGCTGCGGAACTTCCGCGGCTGACTGGGGAAGTCCCTTTGCCGGCGGAAAGATCACGTACGTAGTCGGTAGCTCTAACTCTCCGTTTAGTTATCCTGCGAATCCGGCCTTAGCGCAAGGTATCGATCCGACTTACGGCAATGCTCTAGGTGGAAACGTGGAAATCTACGGGTCTCCGCAGAACATGCCGAATGCCTACGTCCAGAACTACTCTCTCGAAGTCCAATACGAACTGCCGCAAAGCATGACCATGGTGCTCGGCTACCAGGGAAGCGCCGGTCGCAAGCTGATTCGCTTGGTGAACCAGAACTTCCTGCAGCCTCCCGCGGGCGATCGCTGGTACGCGGTGTACTTCCCCACCCCGGACATCAACTCTTCTTACAACTCGCTCAATGCACAACTCAGTCGCCATTTCACAAATGGGATGCAGTTCCAGATGTTGTACACCTGGAGCAAGAGCATCGACTTCCTGTCGAATGAAGGGCCGGGATCGAGCACCAACCAAACCGATCCAGCACGTCTATACAACGAGCGTGGTCCTTCTGACTACGATCGCACCCACAACATGGTGATCTCGGGCATCTATGAACTGCCCTGGTACAAGACTCAGCAGGGTGCTGTTGGGCACGTCCTCGGCGGATGGCAGATCAGTGCCATCTTCAGCGCTCACTCCGGCTTTCCCTGGACGCCAGTGACTGGCACGCAGAGTTCCGTACCCATAACGGGTGCGTGGACCATCAATCCAACACGCCCAGTGGGTTATCTCGGCGGAAACCTGTTCGACACCGGTGATGACGCCTTCACCCGTCAGGGCGGAAACTTCCCTGGCGGCGGCACCAAGTACTTTGACATCAGCCATCCCGGTCCTCCGGGGATCGGCCGTAACTCTTTCCGTGGCCCTCGCTATTCGGCGCTCGACATGACGTTCGGCAAGGATACGAAAGTCCCGTTTATCGGTGAAGGAGCTGTGATGCAGTTCCGCGCCAACATCTTCAACATTTTCAATTCGCTCAATCTTCAGCCGTTCGGATTTGCGACCGGCAGCACCAAGATCGAAGATCCGCACTTCGGCATGGCAGAAAAGGCGTTGGCTGGCCGTGTTGTTGAACTCCAGGCTCGATTTACGTTTTAG
- a CDS encoding glucoamylase family protein, with amino-acid sequence MERKQTRRQWITNAAKAALAYPIFNMGILALSCGGGNKPTQVPAPNPGYTGSDDQLMDEIERTAFDFFWTEASPTTGQVRDRALAVGGDTRKFSSIASTGFGLTALCIGDKRGYGNSAQIKARVLTTLDFLANQMPHEHGFFYHFVNLDTGARFSSDVEISTIDTSILLCGVLFAREHYKDAQITAAANAIYERMDWPWFLNGGTTLSMGWKPESGFLTARWDHYCELMMIYLLGIASPTHPLSPSTWEAWTRPPISYQGLNYIYGDSPLFVHQFSHAWFDFRSKRDKFANYFQNSIDATKAHKLFCLSLRNQFASYSENLWGITSSDSMNGYTAWGGPPAKGPIDGTIVPGASAGSLPFLFGDCIAVLRNIRSTYGQLAWKRYGFVDAFNPLTNWFNPDVIGIDQGISMLMAENQRSGFVWQVFSSAPEVQSAMKAVGFS; translated from the coding sequence ATGGAACGTAAGCAAACACGCCGGCAGTGGATCACGAACGCCGCGAAAGCTGCACTCGCCTATCCGATATTCAACATGGGAATCCTCGCCCTCTCGTGCGGAGGAGGAAACAAACCGACGCAGGTTCCCGCGCCCAATCCCGGATACACCGGATCCGACGACCAGTTAATGGATGAGATCGAGCGGACAGCATTCGATTTTTTCTGGACTGAAGCTAGCCCAACCACGGGTCAAGTTCGTGATCGCGCACTCGCCGTCGGTGGTGATACCCGCAAGTTCAGCAGCATCGCTTCCACTGGATTCGGTTTGACTGCATTGTGCATCGGGGACAAGCGCGGATATGGGAATTCAGCGCAGATCAAAGCCCGAGTGCTTACGACACTCGACTTCCTCGCCAATCAGATGCCGCACGAGCACGGCTTCTTCTACCACTTCGTGAATCTTGATACGGGCGCACGGTTTTCCAGCGACGTGGAAATCTCCACCATCGATACTTCCATCCTGCTCTGCGGAGTGCTGTTCGCGCGCGAGCATTACAAGGACGCGCAGATCACTGCGGCGGCAAACGCCATCTACGAGCGCATGGATTGGCCCTGGTTCCTGAACGGAGGCACAACCCTCTCCATGGGCTGGAAGCCCGAGAGCGGATTCCTGACTGCGCGTTGGGATCATTATTGCGAATTGATGATGATCTACCTGCTCGGCATCGCCTCCCCTACCCATCCACTATCACCCAGCACCTGGGAGGCTTGGACCCGTCCGCCCATTTCGTATCAGGGGTTGAACTATATCTATGGCGACTCGCCCCTGTTCGTGCACCAGTTCTCGCATGCATGGTTCGACTTCCGAAGCAAGCGCGACAAATTTGCCAACTACTTCCAGAATTCAATCGACGCCACGAAAGCACACAAGCTCTTCTGCCTCTCGCTTAGAAACCAGTTTGCGAGCTACTCCGAGAATCTGTGGGGCATTACGTCTTCAGACTCAATGAACGGCTACACCGCATGGGGCGGCCCTCCAGCGAAGGGCCCGATCGACGGCACCATCGTTCCCGGTGCATCTGCTGGTTCGTTGCCATTTTTGTTCGGCGATTGCATCGCGGTCCTCCGAAACATACGAAGCACTTACGGCCAGCTGGCCTGGAAGCGATATGGCTTCGTGGATGCCTTTAACCCGTTGACGAATTGGTTCAACCCCGATGTCATCGGCATCGATCAAGGCATCTCGATGCTCATGGCCGAAAACCAGCGCTCAGGATTCGTGTGGCAAGTATTCAGCTCAGCGCCAGAAGTACAAAGCGCCATGAAAGCCGTAGGATTCAGCTAG
- a CDS encoding tetratricopeptide repeat protein — protein MRFQQRALLVLLIALPCHQLMHSQSRGSNPNNDPNAPASSVAREMPTMPSSRVVQLTGRVVLDQGGSPLPERIAIQRVCGDKIVRETYTDSKGHFNFQIGQNRMEFQEASESGPGRATEQSTGAAARELWNCELRAYLPGYVSSSVSLAGRDSSMFGDLGVITLKKVNQGTGETVSSTSLSAPGDAKKAFEKSREAFEKKKLEEADKQSARAVEIYPQYAAAWDLRGMILERLGKNDEARKCYESAIAADSKYVLPYVKLASLHAAKPDWPAVLQVTETAIGLDPVSFPMLHYLRGAAFLSTGKLAEAEQSALRAVELDRERRFPRTEFLAGIILQTKGDHANAVPHFKNYLRMVPDSAEAPKIKQYLAEQHSSAATPAQAK, from the coding sequence ATGCGCTTCCAGCAGCGCGCCTTACTGGTGCTACTTATCGCCCTGCCCTGCCATCAACTCATGCACTCCCAGTCACGAGGATCTAATCCGAATAATGACCCGAACGCGCCGGCCTCGTCCGTGGCGAGAGAAATGCCGACCATGCCGTCGAGTCGCGTCGTTCAGTTGACGGGAAGGGTTGTCCTGGACCAGGGCGGCAGTCCACTGCCCGAGCGCATCGCCATCCAGCGCGTCTGCGGAGACAAGATCGTTCGCGAAACCTACACCGACAGCAAGGGCCATTTCAACTTCCAAATCGGCCAGAATCGCATGGAATTTCAGGAAGCTTCGGAAAGTGGCCCAGGCCGCGCAACAGAGCAATCCACCGGTGCTGCGGCCCGTGAACTTTGGAATTGCGAACTTCGGGCTTACCTTCCGGGCTACGTTTCATCGTCGGTTTCGTTGGCTGGACGCGACAGCAGCATGTTCGGCGACCTTGGCGTTATCACCCTGAAGAAAGTCAATCAGGGCACAGGCGAGACCGTTAGCTCCACCAGCTTAAGCGCGCCGGGCGATGCGAAGAAGGCTTTTGAAAAGTCACGGGAAGCCTTCGAAAAGAAGAAACTCGAAGAGGCGGACAAGCAAAGTGCTAGAGCCGTGGAAATCTATCCCCAATACGCCGCGGCCTGGGACCTTCGCGGCATGATCCTCGAACGTCTGGGTAAGAACGACGAAGCACGCAAGTGTTACGAATCTGCCATCGCTGCCGACAGCAAGTACGTCTTACCCTACGTAAAGCTAGCGTCGCTTCATGCCGCCAAGCCTGATTGGCCGGCCGTCTTGCAGGTCACCGAGACAGCCATCGGTCTTGATCCGGTCAGTTTCCCAATGCTGCACTACTTGCGCGGCGCGGCATTCTTGAGTACTGGCAAACTTGCGGAAGCCGAACAGTCGGCGCTCCGAGCAGTTGAACTAGACCGAGAAAGGCGTTTTCCACGCACCGAGTTCCTGGCTGGCATCATTCTCCAGACCAAAGGTGACCACGCAAATGCGGTGCCGCATTTTAAGAACTATCTCCGAATGGTTCCCGACAGTGCTGAGGCTCCCAAAATCAAGCAATATCTCGCCGAGCAACATTCATCTGCGGCTACGCCAGCCCAAGCCAAGTAA
- a CDS encoding L-serine ammonia-lyase, producing MKTSIFEIFKIGIGPSSSHTVGPMRAARDFAARVDESGKLHQVERISVELYGSLALTGKGHATDRAVILGLIGEVPDLVDPATIDSKVQLVHETESLNLLGKKRIPFNESGDIVFLKKETMPGHSNTVRFTAFGSHGQVLDTQTYYSIGGGFIQREGEPESAGERAPVPYPFRSASDLLEIGNSTGLAVWQIALANEKAWHTEAEIRSYLERVWHTMEACVQRGLQTEGILPGGLKVRRRAPALARKLAARNSTDPLAPIDWVNAFAMAVNEENAAGGRVVTAPTNGAAGIIPAVGHYYRRFVSGANFEGILRYLLTAGAIGILYKENASISGAEVGCQGEVGVACSMAAGGLVAAEGGTNLQVEYAAEIGMEHNLGMTCDPIGGLVQIPCIERNAMGSVKAINAARMSMQETGDHKVSLDQVIKTMYQTGLDMQSRYKETSLAGLALNVIEC from the coding sequence TTGAAAACCAGCATCTTCGAAATTTTTAAGATCGGTATTGGACCCTCCAGTTCTCACACCGTTGGACCGATGCGCGCGGCACGTGACTTCGCAGCGCGAGTCGATGAGAGCGGTAAGCTCCACCAAGTCGAGCGCATCTCAGTGGAGCTCTACGGCTCACTGGCACTGACCGGAAAAGGACACGCTACTGATCGAGCGGTAATTCTTGGGCTGATTGGCGAAGTTCCCGACCTGGTAGATCCCGCGACAATCGATAGCAAGGTCCAGTTGGTGCATGAAACCGAGTCCCTAAACCTCCTCGGCAAGAAACGCATACCGTTCAACGAAAGCGGTGACATCGTCTTCTTAAAGAAAGAAACGATGCCCGGCCACTCGAACACGGTCCGCTTCACCGCGTTCGGATCACACGGCCAAGTGCTGGACACGCAGACGTACTATTCGATCGGTGGCGGATTCATTCAGCGCGAAGGTGAACCGGAATCTGCCGGAGAGAGAGCGCCTGTACCGTACCCGTTCCGCAGCGCAAGCGATCTGCTTGAGATCGGAAATTCCACGGGCCTCGCGGTATGGCAGATCGCACTAGCGAACGAGAAGGCTTGGCACACGGAAGCCGAAATCCGTTCTTACCTTGAACGGGTGTGGCACACGATGGAAGCTTGCGTCCAGCGCGGCTTACAGACGGAAGGCATTCTGCCGGGAGGACTGAAGGTGCGGCGCCGTGCCCCTGCGCTCGCCCGTAAGCTCGCGGCTCGCAATAGCACTGATCCTCTCGCTCCCATCGATTGGGTCAACGCCTTTGCGATGGCCGTGAACGAAGAGAACGCGGCCGGTGGACGCGTTGTGACCGCTCCCACCAACGGCGCTGCCGGAATTATTCCGGCGGTCGGTCATTACTATCGTCGATTCGTTTCGGGTGCGAACTTCGAAGGCATTCTCCGCTACCTGCTGACGGCCGGGGCGATCGGGATTCTCTACAAGGAGAATGCATCCATTTCCGGCGCCGAGGTGGGATGCCAGGGCGAGGTCGGCGTTGCATGTTCCATGGCCGCAGGAGGACTTGTCGCAGCCGAAGGCGGCACTAATCTTCAGGTGGAATATGCGGCTGAGATCGGAATGGAACACAACCTCGGCATGACCTGTGACCCGATCGGCGGCCTGGTACAGATTCCCTGTATCGAGCGGAACGCGATGGGTTCGGTAAAAGCCATCAACGCTGCCCGCATGTCGATGCAGGAGACCGGCGATCACAAGGTGTCGCTCGACCAGGTGATCAAGACGATGTATCAGACCGGGCTGGATATGCAGTCGCGCTACAAAGAAACCTCGTTGGCGGGATTGGCCCTGAACGTCATCGAGTGCTGA
- a CDS encoding deoxyhypusine synthase family protein, with product MHDKHQQEGAGIDRKLHDPVSDKLIPLAPLDLSKIKSVNDLVTAMGNTAFGAREIGNGADVLEAMARDKDCFVVMTLSGAMTVAKQGLVIADLIDAGIVKALVSTGALMAHGLVEAAGKSHFRYDPKMDDVELYEAGYNRVYDTLEPETNLNFVEGIVAQIFEKWDAKETMCSWKVNREIGKYLSENVKDRGILKSAYEKGVPVFVPAFSDSELGLDFALHNRKRAKEGRQLISFDPFYDLNHFAETLLAQKRLGIFTIGGGVPRNWSQQFGPYCELRVRRGGEDVELKRYHYGLRICPEPVNWGGLSGSPYREAVSWGKFVPEEEGGRFAEVLLDATVGLPLIVGAALERLKKK from the coding sequence ATGCACGATAAGCATCAACAGGAAGGCGCGGGTATCGACCGCAAGCTGCACGATCCGGTTTCCGACAAACTGATTCCCCTGGCGCCGCTCGATCTCTCAAAGATCAAGAGTGTGAATGACCTCGTCACCGCAATGGGGAATACCGCATTTGGAGCACGCGAAATCGGCAATGGCGCTGACGTGCTCGAAGCGATGGCTCGCGATAAAGACTGCTTTGTCGTCATGACCCTTTCCGGCGCAATGACGGTCGCAAAGCAGGGACTGGTGATCGCCGACCTGATCGACGCCGGCATCGTCAAGGCATTAGTTTCCACCGGCGCGCTGATGGCGCATGGCCTCGTGGAAGCAGCGGGGAAGTCGCACTTCCGCTACGACCCGAAGATGGACGACGTCGAGCTATACGAAGCGGGGTACAACCGTGTCTACGACACCCTTGAACCGGAGACGAACCTGAACTTCGTGGAAGGCATCGTTGCCCAGATCTTCGAAAAGTGGGACGCCAAGGAGACGATGTGCTCGTGGAAGGTGAACCGCGAGATCGGGAAGTATTTGAGCGAGAACGTGAAGGACCGCGGCATCTTGAAGTCCGCCTATGAAAAGGGCGTTCCGGTATTCGTTCCCGCGTTCTCAGATTCCGAACTTGGACTGGACTTTGCCCTCCACAACCGCAAACGTGCAAAAGAGGGACGCCAGCTAATTTCCTTTGATCCTTTCTATGATCTCAATCATTTTGCCGAGACACTCCTCGCACAAAAGCGCCTAGGCATCTTCACAATTGGTGGCGGTGTGCCTCGCAACTGGTCGCAGCAGTTCGGACCATACTGCGAACTGCGCGTGCGCCGTGGCGGCGAAGACGTGGAACTGAAGCGGTATCACTATGGACTGCGGATTTGTCCGGAGCCGGTGAACTGGGGCGGGTTGTCAGGATCTCCATACAGGGAAGCGGTCTCGTGGGGCAAGTTCGTGCCGGAAGAAGAAGGCGGCAGATTCGCCGAAGTTCTTCTCGATGCCACGGTGGGACTGCCGTTGATTGTTGGCGCTGCTCTGGAGAGACTGAAGAAGAAGTAG
- a CDS encoding carbon-nitrogen hydrolase: protein MASERFTVGLVQMKCGPEPEQNLAHAIEMTREAAGKGAQVVCLPELFMTQYFCQREDHALFDLAEPIPGPTTQKLAEVAKQNKIALIASLFEKRAPGVYHNTAAIFDSDGSMKGMYRKMHIPDDPLYYEKFYFTPGDLGYQAFNTAPGKIGTLVCWDQWYPEGARLTALKGANIIFYPTAIGWHPAEKAEWGDAQYDAWRTIQRAHSIANGVFVGVVNRVGHETGNVRGNEVKGAGLDFWGGSFISDPFGRVIAQASHDKEEILIGEVNTKLMEEIRRNWPFLRDRRIDSYSQITHRFLD from the coding sequence TTGGCGAGTGAGCGTTTCACTGTCGGATTAGTCCAGATGAAGTGCGGCCCTGAGCCCGAGCAGAACCTCGCCCATGCCATCGAGATGACCCGCGAGGCTGCCGGAAAAGGCGCGCAAGTCGTGTGCCTGCCCGAGTTGTTCATGACGCAGTACTTCTGCCAGCGCGAGGACCATGCGCTCTTCGACCTTGCCGAACCGATCCCCGGACCGACCACGCAGAAACTGGCGGAAGTTGCCAAGCAGAATAAGATCGCGCTCATCGCTTCGTTGTTCGAGAAGCGTGCGCCTGGTGTCTATCACAACACCGCCGCCATCTTCGATTCCGACGGATCGATGAAGGGCATGTATCGCAAGATGCATATTCCCGACGATCCTCTCTATTACGAGAAGTTCTACTTCACGCCCGGTGATCTCGGGTACCAGGCGTTTAACACCGCACCGGGCAAGATCGGCACGCTCGTCTGCTGGGACCAGTGGTATCCGGAAGGCGCACGTCTGACGGCGCTCAAGGGCGCGAACATCATCTTCTACCCGACGGCGATCGGTTGGCATCCGGCGGAGAAGGCCGAGTGGGGCGACGCCCAGTACGATGCGTGGCGCACGATCCAGCGCGCACACTCGATCGCGAACGGAGTGTTTGTCGGCGTGGTGAATCGCGTCGGGCATGAAACTGGCAACGTTCGCGGCAACGAAGTCAAAGGCGCAGGCCTCGACTTCTGGGGTGGATCCTTCATCAGCGACCCCTTCGGACGCGTGATCGCCCAAGCTTCGCACGATAAGGAAGAAATCCTGATTGGCGAAGTGAACACGAAGCTCATGGAGGAGATCCGCCGCAACTGGCCCTTCCTTCGCGATCGCCGGATTGACTCGTACTCGCAGATTACGCACCGCTTCCTGGACTAA
- a CDS encoding agmatine deiminase family protein: MAKNPQFRMPAEWAPHAATWLAWPHNKSDWPGKFQPIPWVIAEIVRYLARNERVELIVQNEAEEKQARSVLKRAEGLIEPNKITLTDQGRGVRFHRWPTDRIWTRDSGAIFVTKPGARDSGDIEDRELIRPVNFRFNAWAKYDDWKHDNQVPLRMAKVLKLDAINAELPNGSKPRHFVLEGGSIDTNGNGVLLTTEECLLSPIQQRNPGLTREQVEQALCDFLGLEKILWLESGIVGDDTHGHVDDITRFVAKDTILTVVEPNTSDPNHQILAENMKRLKKMTDQNGRRFQILELPMPDPVIFRGQRLPASYANFYIANGVVLVPVFNDPKDRVALNILADLFPKRDVVGIYCRDLVWGLGTIHCMTQQQPAI; the protein is encoded by the coding sequence TTGGCAAAGAACCCACAATTCCGCATGCCCGCCGAATGGGCGCCGCACGCCGCCACGTGGCTCGCGTGGCCGCACAACAAGTCCGACTGGCCAGGTAAGTTTCAGCCGATCCCGTGGGTGATCGCCGAGATCGTGCGGTATCTCGCGCGCAACGAACGCGTTGAGCTCATCGTCCAGAACGAGGCCGAAGAGAAACAGGCACGCAGCGTATTGAAACGTGCGGAAGGGCTGATTGAGCCCAACAAGATCACGTTGACCGATCAAGGGCGCGGCGTGCGCTTTCATCGTTGGCCCACAGACCGCATCTGGACGCGTGATTCCGGGGCCATCTTCGTCACCAAGCCGGGTGCAAGAGATTCCGGCGACATTGAAGATCGCGAACTCATTCGTCCGGTCAATTTCCGCTTCAACGCCTGGGCCAAGTACGACGACTGGAAGCACGACAACCAGGTTCCGCTTCGGATGGCGAAGGTCCTCAAGCTCGACGCGATTAACGCTGAACTACCGAACGGAAGCAAGCCTCGTCACTTCGTGCTTGAGGGTGGATCGATCGACACGAACGGCAATGGCGTATTGCTCACAACCGAAGAGTGCCTGCTCTCGCCAATTCAGCAGCGCAATCCCGGCCTCACTCGCGAGCAGGTTGAACAGGCGCTGTGCGATTTCCTTGGGCTGGAGAAGATTCTCTGGCTGGAAAGTGGCATCGTCGGTGACGACACGCACGGGCACGTCGATGACATCACCCGGTTCGTTGCGAAAGACACGATCCTCACCGTTGTCGAACCGAACACGAGCGATCCGAATCACCAGATCCTTGCTGAAAACATGAAGCGGCTGAAAAAGATGACCGACCAGAACGGACGCCGCTTCCAGATCCTCGAGCTACCCATGCCAGATCCGGTCATCTTCCGCGGACAGCGCCTCCCTGCCTCGTATGCGAACTTCTACATCGCGAATGGAGTTGTGCTGGTGCCGGTGTTCAACGATCCGAAGGATCGGGTCGCGCTTAATATCCTCGCCGATCTGTTCCCGAAGCGCGACGTGGTTGGAATCTACTGCCGCGATCTGGTGTGGGGACTCGGCACGATCCACTGTATGACCCAGCAGCAACCGGCGATCTAA
- a CDS encoding DUF962 domain-containing protein, producing the protein MSKTEFRDYDDFFAFYLRAHSHPGNRTLHCCGTLLGLAVAVWAFASGHPWYALLWPVIGYGFAWFGHFVVEGNRPATFGHPWWSFISDFRMVYLIFTGQLGKWMAKADAAQTHARSA; encoded by the coding sequence ATGAGCAAGACTGAATTCCGCGACTACGACGACTTCTTCGCCTTTTACCTGCGCGCGCACAGCCACCCGGGAAATCGCACCCTGCACTGCTGCGGGACTTTATTAGGGCTCGCGGTGGCGGTGTGGGCGTTCGCAAGCGGCCATCCCTGGTACGCGCTACTGTGGCCGGTGATCGGTTACGGCTTCGCGTGGTTCGGACACTTTGTCGTTGAAGGAAACAGACCCGCAACGTTCGGCCATCCGTGGTGGTCGTTCATCAGCGACTTTCGCATGGTGTACCTGATCTTCACAGGCCAACTCGGCAAGTGGATGGCGAAAGCCGATGCCGCTCAGACGCACGCGCGTTCGGCTTAG